In Halapricum desulfuricans, a single window of DNA contains:
- a CDS encoding ParB/RepB/Spo0J family partition protein encodes MAETVNDGAESGFRHHDAELKYVAPGNVEVDEFNERQTGVGPETDLGDLEQSIKENGIEDPPQARPSDDGEGYKVFAGQRRLMAAKAVGLSEIPLIVKDLDDMEALAASVNENNEHLDKDVSRKDRAEALEELVDDWGIEKVADQLGIDTQTVRLRLEPTDDFWSGTIFDPDVDADVDTEYLADDIVPKLRRVTGDSELAERFAKKIIEKNVPPGAVRSAAEVADGPEGFWDEIVEQWNAKVKGEDRIRPRITLTGDDVKQLRAWAKDRGLNEKKAVKQIVLERLEQEQTGNVDLPELDEELANDLRDLCDEHDMDMSEAVERALDEWLYYLTEYEIDRLSVFDDK; translated from the coding sequence ATGGCGGAAACGGTAAATGATGGTGCCGAATCTGGTTTTAGGCACCACGATGCTGAGTTAAAATATGTCGCCCCAGGTAACGTTGAGGTGGACGAGTTCAATGAACGGCAAACTGGAGTGGGTCCCGAAACCGACTTGGGCGATTTGGAGCAGTCTATTAAGGAAAATGGTATAGAAGACCCTCCGCAGGCTCGGCCCAGTGATGACGGGGAAGGTTACAAGGTATTTGCCGGACAGAGGCGACTGATGGCAGCTAAAGCCGTTGGCCTTTCTGAAATACCACTCATAGTCAAAGATCTTGATGACATGGAGGCTCTTGCAGCTTCGGTAAACGAAAATAACGAGCATCTTGATAAGGACGTTTCTCGTAAAGACCGAGCTGAAGCACTCGAAGAATTAGTTGACGACTGGGGTATTGAGAAAGTAGCTGACCAGCTTGGTATAGATACTCAGACCGTTCGACTTCGACTGGAGCCAACAGATGATTTCTGGAGTGGCACAATTTTTGACCCCGATGTTGATGCTGACGTTGATACTGAATATCTCGCTGACGATATAGTACCTAAGTTACGTAGAGTGACCGGCGACAGTGAGTTAGCCGAAAGATTTGCAAAGAAAATAATAGAAAAGAACGTACCTCCTGGTGCGGTGAGGAGTGCGGCAGAAGTTGCAGACGGGCCAGAGGGATTCTGGGACGAAATTGTGGAGCAGTGGAACGCCAAAGTCAAAGGGGAGGATAGGATTCGTCCTCGAATCACCCTCACTGGAGATGATGTTAAGCAATTACGTGCGTGGGCTAAGGACCGCGGGCTGAATGAAAAAAAAGCAGTGAAACAGATTGTTTTAGAACGACTTGAACAAGAGCAAACCGGAAATGTCGACTTGCCCGAGTTAGATGAGGAATTAGCTAACGATCTACGCGACCTCTGTGATGAGCACGATATGGATATGAGTGAAGCCGTAGAACGTGCGCTTGATGAGTGGTTATACTATCTTACTGAGTATGAAATTGACCGATTGAGTGTCTTCGATGACAAATAA
- a CDS encoding transposase gives MQRYCCELCGSFSPSHPSVKDDHRYPRAVTQLADAIDAFADASLEAIQDILTVHYGVRPADQQIHNWQTEPTAEIVENDLPVYSGVYTYDEQYLTINGNRAYRLTVYDELMRAPVAEAIVRECTKETVRTFLTTALAEKPTAVITTDGRSDYPEIVEDDLDAFHHRCRFHFIKNGEKKLRRTVFQSVRYSDTEKLRGAIVWSEFKSVFAAPSYETGLRRFEAVLDKIEHLPSELRTYVEQVMGNFDRFAVHLRDEAVPSTTNNLERYYGHTKPTRIKRRFRSLQHARAFLKRQMRVRTIKQGLISRERSLSLGRELFPSLSREQLEPLFTDAKQRYLSWRDRDVD, from the coding sequence GTGCAGCGATACTGCTGTGAGCTCTGTGGTTCGTTCTCACCGAGCCATCCGTCGGTCAAAGATGACCACCGCTATCCACGAGCAGTCACACAACTCGCTGACGCCATCGATGCCTTCGCCGATGCCTCCTTGGAAGCTATCCAAGACATCCTCACCGTTCACTACGGTGTTCGCCCTGCTGACCAGCAAATCCACAACTGGCAGACCGAACCGACGGCGGAGATCGTCGAGAACGATCTCCCCGTCTATTCCGGCGTCTACACCTACGACGAACAGTATCTCACGATCAACGGCAACCGCGCGTATCGACTTACCGTCTACGACGAGTTGATGCGTGCGCCGGTCGCCGAGGCAATCGTCCGTGAGTGCACCAAAGAGACCGTCCGGACGTTTCTCACAACCGCACTTGCGGAGAAACCTACCGCCGTCATCACGACTGACGGACGCTCAGACTACCCAGAAATCGTCGAAGACGATCTCGACGCATTCCACCACCGCTGTCGCTTCCACTTCATCAAAAACGGGGAGAAGAAGCTTCGAAGAACCGTTTTCCAGAGTGTTCGGTACTCTGACACGGAGAAGTTACGCGGTGCGATCGTCTGGAGCGAGTTCAAGAGCGTCTTCGCCGCGCCGTCGTACGAGACCGGTCTCCGTCGGTTCGAGGCGGTGCTCGACAAGATCGAGCACCTGCCGAGTGAACTCCGGACCTACGTCGAGCAGGTCATGGGGAACTTCGACCGATTCGCCGTCCATCTCCGTGATGAAGCAGTCCCGAGCACGACAAACAACCTCGAACGCTACTACGGACACACGAAACCGACGCGCATCAAGCGTCGGTTTCGCTCACTCCAGCACGCACGGGCGTTTCTGAAACGGCAGATGCGCGTGCGTACGATCAAACAGGGGCTGATCTCACGGGAACGGTCACTCTCGCTGGGGCGAGAGTTGTTCCCGTCGCTGTCACGGGAGCAACTCGAACCGCTGTTTACGGACGCCAAACAGCGCTATCTCTCTTGGCGTGATCGTGACGTAGATTGA